ACGAGCAGATGCTGGGCTCCAACGGAGTGGAGGACAAGCTGGCCGAGCGTCGGGATGAGGTGAAGTTCATCAAGGGCGATCACCAGAACGGCGATGCCAAGATCGACATCGGAACCGTCAACGGAGGCAAGCCTGTGAGTGCAATACATAcctaaatatattaataataatcgGAAAACAAGAAAGGAAACTCGCTTCTGACTGTACAGTAAAATCATAAAAACCTTCGCAAGGGTTTGATAAACTTGCAGCTCAGACatatttgcttttttatttaaaaagctaCAAAATTTCAATAGTCAAATAGTTAGTCACTAGTTATGTTCATTCAAAAATATGCATGTCTGTGGCTATGATTGGCTTCCAGTTATACACACTAAATAATACATCACATAGTTGAATTTTGTTCTCCGGTTAATGACCTTGGCTTGTCattcaataaatatgcatacatacatatgtatatgcggATGTgtatatgaaaatataaattttttttttttttgtgcagaGCTATTGTTTTTAAGTAATTATTATCAAATAACTATTACTCATATTACATATTACTAACATCTTATTACTCGCTTCTGGAATCTAAAATCTGTTTCCCTCTTTAACCCTAAGGCCTTTTATtgctataaaaattaatattttaatatgagAATAACTAATATTTTTCGTCATCACAGGCCTTTACTGGTATGAGCAAGGAGGAACTCATGAAGTATGCCAACGATCCTTTCTGGGTGCGTCTCCGCTGGATCTTCTTCGTGTGTTTCTGGGCCATTTGGGTGGGCATGCTGGTGGGCGCCATCCTGATCATCATCGGAGCCCCCAAGTGCGCTGCTCCGCAGCCACTACCATGGTACAAGCGTGGACCACATGCGAAGTTCGCCAGCGTTCAATCCTGCAAGGCGGAGGATGTTCAGGTCGCCAAGAAGCTGGTTTCGGCTGGCGCCATTTATGAGCTGCCAGCTGCTCTGACCTACGACGTGAAGAAGCCGGAGGTGGAGGAGAAGATCAAGCAATTGGTGGCTCTGTACCAGGGCAGCGATACCAGGGTTATAATTGACCTGACGCCCAACTACGCGGCAAAGGACTCGCAGCTGGTGCAGGATGCCATTGCGGACCCGGAGAAGCGATCCGCCTTTGTCTGGGTGAGCGGGGAAAACAGTCAACCCAACAACTGGCTCAAGGTGGGCGGAAATCGCAGCGCCTGGGAAAAGCTGGGAGACAGCTATGTGCTCTCCCAGTTCGAAGACGGGTACTACGATCTCAAGATGAACAGTACCATCATTAGGAACGAGTTTGGAGGAGTCTTGAAGCATCTGGTGGCATTGGGCGTTCGAGGCTTCCGCCTTAAAAATACCAAGTTCTTTGTGCTATCCGATGGCCTCGAGGATGAGGTGAACTCTGCATCGCCGAAGGACTTGAGCCTTGGACCCAATGACTATGGCTTCTACGACCACAAGCAAACCACTTTCCAATTCGGTCTGGGCAATGTGCTCTATGAATACCTCAGCATCGTCAAGAATGCCTCCGACGAGGCTTTCTTTTCGGTTGCCGAGGATGTCATCAAACCACAGGTCTACCAGTTGAACGAAGTTACTGATGCATATGGCATCGATCTGCCCATGTACGGAGACTTTGTTAAGGTGCTCAGCAAATCAAAGCCAGAAAAGTCGCTGCAGAAGGATCTGGAGAACACACTCTTCCAAGCAGGAAAAGACAGCTGGCTGCAGTGGAACTTCGCGGACGTCTATGTCGACACCCCGCAGGATCCA
This genomic stretch from Drosophila yakuba strain Tai18E2 chromosome 3R, Prin_Dyak_Tai18E2_2.1, whole genome shotgun sequence harbors:
- the LOC6535986 gene encoding uncharacterized protein LOC6535986 isoform X1 — translated: MVQDEKAAHTDGADEQMLGSNGVEDKLAERRDEVKFIKGDHQNGDAKIDIGTVNGGKPAFTGMSKEELMKYANDPFWVRLRWIFFVCFWAIWVGMLVGAILIIIGAPKCAAPQPLPWYKRGPHAKFASVQSCKAEDVQVAKKLVSAGAIYELPAALTYDVKKPEVEEKIKQLVALYQGSDTRVIIDLTPNYAAKDSQLVQDAIADPEKRSAFVWVSGENSQPNNWLKVGGNRSAWEKLGDSYVLSQFEDGYYDLKMNSTIIRNEFGGVLKHLVALGVRGFRLKNTKFFVLSDGLEDEVNSASPKDLSLGPNDYGFYDHKQTTFQFGLGNVLYEYLSIVKNASDEAFFSVAEDVIKPQVYQLNEVTDAYGIDLPMYGDFVKVLSKSKPEKSLQKDLENTLFQAGKDSWLQWNFADVYVDTPQDPSALAMFLSLLPGVPVVAVDAVAYQNVTEETYRQITSLRKTASYMHGELTLYQADPLVAFSRQRIKSGNPGYFVIFNPTEVPQASHFTIPENLPDKMTVSYFSEQYNNNMDISGKVAHAGRVNLKDLKVAPHSSIILTYVPVKAE
- the LOC6535986 gene encoding uncharacterized protein LOC6535986 isoform X2; this encodes MVQDEKAAHTDGADEQMLGSNGVEDKLAERRDEVKFIKGDHQNGDAKIDIGTVNGGKPAFTGMSKEELMKYANDPFWVRLRWIFFVCFWAIWVGMLVGAILIIIGAPKCAAPQPLPWYKRGPHAKFASVQSCKAEDVQVAKKLVSAGAIYELPAALTYDVKKPEVEEKIKQLVALYQGSDTRVIIDLTPNYAAKDSQLVQDAIADPEKRSAFVWVSGENSQPNNWLKVGGNRSAWEKLGDSYVLSQFEDGYYDLKMNSTIIRNEFGGVLKHLVALGVRGFRLKNTKFFVLSDGLEDEVNSASPKDLSLGPNDYGFYDHKQTTFQFGLGNVLYEYLSIVKNASDEAFFSVAEDVIKPQVYQLNEVTDAYGIDLPMYGDFVKVLSKSKPEKSLQKDLENTLFQAGKDSWLQWNFADVYVDTPQDPSALAMFLSLLPGVPVVAVDAVAYQNVTEETYRQITSLRKTASYMHGELTLYQADPLVAFSRIKSGNPGYFVIFNPTEVPQASHFTIPENLPDKMTVSYFSEQYNNNMDISGKVAHAGRVNLKDLKVAPHSSIILTYVPVKAE